A single Bactrocera tryoni isolate S06 unplaced genomic scaffold, CSIRO_BtryS06_freeze2 scaffold_91, whole genome shotgun sequence DNA region contains:
- the LOC120782045 gene encoding uncharacterized protein LOC120782045: MSLFKSQIPDSDFLIASSEFTNINTTNNTKLEEKLDIIIANQNIIKRQQAETLAMFKQLFEKDVGSYGTRSVFPLSNLETLKKLNADIVAGSSADYIKIIKNIIGIKSVEGIFERSLIVQLNYDGIHSKYSLKECKGLIDCLFEAAMKEGYSHGEFVKNLRKALKLAKNRHFETNSILKSKK; this comes from the exons ATGTCTTTATTTAAGTCGCAAATCCCTGATTCTGATTTCTTGATCGCTTCTAGCGAGTTTACCAATATAAATACAACGAATAACACTAAATTAGAAG AAAAACTTGATATCATTATAGCCAACCAAAACATCATAAAGAGACAACAAGCAGAAACGTTGGCGATGTTTAAGCAGCTATTTGAAAAAGATGTAGGCTCCTATGGAACGAGAAGTGTGTTCCCGTTGTCCAACttggaaacattaaaaaaactgaATGCAGATATAGTGGCAGGTTCCAGTGCAGACTAT ataaaaatcattaaaaatataataggcATTAAATCTGTTGAGGGTATTTTCGAAAGGAGTCTTATTGTTCAGTTGAACTACGATGGCATTCATTCCAAATACTCCTTAAAGGAATGCAAGGGGTTAATAGACTGCTTGTTTg aGGCAGCAATGAAAGAAGGATATTCCCATGGCGAGTTTGTTAAAAACTTGCGAAAAGCTTTAAAACTGGCGAAAAATCGTCATTTCGAAACAAACTCCatattaaaatctaaaaaataa